From the genome of Dehalococcoidales bacterium, one region includes:
- a CDS encoding HDIG domain-containing protein, protein MDREEALDSVQANVENENLIKHMLATEALMRALARRLGEDEEVWGLTGLLHDVDVELTEGDMGAHSKLGADLVREMGASEEIAHAILCHNEAHGVPLETTLDKALFCVDPLTGLITAAALILPDKKLASLKVKSVSKRFKEKSFAAGANREQIATCTDLGIELDELIELGVSAMQEIAPSLGL, encoded by the coding sequence ATGGATAGAGAAGAAGCGCTCGATTCCGTACAGGCCAACGTTGAGAACGAGAATCTGATCAAGCATATGCTGGCCACCGAGGCCCTGATGCGTGCCCTGGCGAGGCGTCTCGGCGAGGATGAAGAGGTGTGGGGACTCACCGGTCTCCTGCATGACGTCGACGTGGAGCTGACCGAAGGCGACATGGGTGCTCACAGCAAGCTGGGGGCGGACCTGGTCCGGGAGATGGGTGCCAGCGAGGAGATAGCCCACGCTATTCTCTGCCATAACGAAGCACACGGAGTCCCCCTTGAGACCACGCTGGATAAAGCCCTATTCTGTGTCGACCCGCTCACCGGCCTGATTACGGCGGCTGCCCTGATACTGCCGGACAAGAAACTTGCCAGCCTCAAGGTAAAGTCGGTAAGCAAGAGATTCAAAGAGAAGAGCTTTGCCGCCGGGGCGAACCGGGAGCAGATTGCTACCTGCACTGACCTGGGTATCGAGCTTGACGAGCTGATTGAACTCGGTGTGAGTGCAATGCAGGAGATTGCTCCCAGCCTGGGGCTGTAG